A region of Salvelinus namaycush isolate Seneca chromosome 9, SaNama_1.0, whole genome shotgun sequence DNA encodes the following proteins:
- the LOC120053973 gene encoding zona pellucida sperm-binding protein 4-like has protein sequence MKWSVVCLVAVATLGWLCDAQNYFEKPGWPPIQTPPSWPPQPPQKPAQPPQWPAQPQQWPANPLPRPALPPQRPAQPPQWPAQPQQWPAQPPQRPAQPPQRPAQPPQRPAQPPQRPAQPPQRPAQPPQRPAQPPQRPAQPQQWPAKPLPRPALPPQWPVQALQFPAQPSKPSQRPKFPSDSGLKQSCDVEPQNKVHCGPPDITATHCEAINCCFDGRMCFYGKAVTVQCTKDGQFVVVVARDATLPNLELDSISLLGGNGPHCNAIGTTSAFAIYQFKVTECGTVMTEETDTIIYENRMSSSYQVGVGPFGSITRDSQYDLTFQCRYKGSTIVAVVIDVRPVPPPNPEIAPGPLTVELRLGSGSCHTKGCNEEDVAYASYYTEADYPVTKVLRDPVYAEVRILARTDPNIVLTLGRCWATTTPNPLSLPQWDLLIDGCPYQDDRYLTTPIAVGPSSGLSFPSHYRRFVLKMFTFVDPMSMSPLRETVFIHCNTAVCQPSLGDTCEPRCYRKRRDIPAAVQKTTRIKSNLVSSGELILTDPRELTN, from the exons ATGAAGTGGAGTGTAGTTTGTCTAGTGGCAGTGGCCACGCTTGGCTGGCTGTGTGATGCTCAGAATTACTTTGAAAAACCAGGGTGGCCACCCATCCAGACACCACCGTCATGGCCTCCCCAACCCCCTCAGAAGCCTGCCCAACCACCTCAGTGGCCTGCCCAACCCCAGCAGTGGCCTGCCAACCCCCTTCCGAGGCCTGCCCTTCCCCCTCAGAGGCCTGCCCAACCACCTCAGTGGCCTGCCCAACCCCAGCAGTGGCCTGCCCAACCCCCTCAGAGGCCTGCCCAACCCCCTCAGAGGCCTGCCCAACCCCCTCAGAGGCCTGCCCAACCCCCTCAGAGGCCTGCCCAACCCCCTCAGAGGCCTGCCCAACCCCCTCAGAGGCCTGCCCAACCACCTCAGAGGCCTGCCCAACCCCAGCAGTGGCCTGCCAAACCCCTTCCGAGGCCTGCCCTTCCCCCTCAGTGGCCTGTTCAAGCCCTTCAGTTTCCTGCCCAACCCTCTAAGCCATCTCAGAGGCCTAAATTCCCCTCTGACTCAGGCTTAAAGCAGAGCTGTGATGTTGAGCCCCAAAACAAGGTGCATTGTGGACCTCCTGACATCACTGCCACCCATTGTGAGGCCATTAACTGCTGTTTTGATGGACGGATGTGCTTCTACGGAAAAGCAG TGACTGTTCAGTGTACCAAGGATGGCCAgtttgtggtggtggtggccAGGGATGCCACTCTGCCCAACCTGGAACTGGACTCCATCAGCCTGCTGGGGGGAAACGGACCCCACTGCAACGCTATTGGCACAACTTCTGCCTTCGCCATCTACCAGTTTAAAGTCACTGAATGTGGAACTGTCATGACG GAGGAAACTGATACTATTATCTATGAGAATAGGATGTCCTCTTCATATCAAGTGGGGGTTGGCCCCTTTGGCTCCATCACCAGGGACAGCCAATATGA TCTAACATTCCAGTGCAGATATAAGGGCAGCACCATTGTGGCTGTGGTTATTGACGTGAGGCCGGTCCCTCCTCCAAATCCTGAGATAGCTCCTGGACCCCTCACAGTTGAGCTCAGACTGGGCAGCGGATCATGCCATACCAAGGGATGTAATGAAG AGGACGTGGCCTACGCCTCTTACTACACAGAGGCAGACTACCCTGTCACCAAGGTCCTCAGGGATCCCGTGTACGCTGAGGTTCGCATCCTGGCGAGGACAGATCCCAACATTGTGCTGACCCTGGGTCGCTGCTGGGCTACCACAACCCCAAACCCTCTCAGCCTGCCCCAGTGGGACCTTCTCATTGATGG ATGTCCTTACCAGGATGACCGTTACCTGACCACTCCCATCGCTGTGGGACCCTCTTCGGGTCTGTCCTTCCCAAGCCACTACAGGCGCTTCGTCCTTAAGATGTTCACCTTTGTGGATCCAATGTCTATGTCCCCCCTGCGGGAGACG GTGTTCATCCATTGTAATACAGCTGTGTGCCAGCCATCCCTTGGAGACACCTGTGAACCAAGATGCTACAGAAAGA GGAGAGACATTCCTGCTGCAGTTCAGAAGACCACCAGAATCAAGTCTAATTTGGTTTCCAGTGGAGAACTGATCCTGACTGACCCAAGGGAGCTCACCAACTAG